A genomic stretch from Rhodomicrobium vannielii ATCC 17100 includes:
- a CDS encoding cytochrome ubiquinol oxidase subunit I produces MDFGLDATLLARIQFAFTVTFHIIFPAFTIGLASYIATLEAIWYFRGDDRYHRLARFWTKIFAVSFAMGVVSGLPMSYQFGTNWSRFSVTTGNVIGPLLGYEVMTAFFLEATFLGIMLFGWNRVPRGLHFFSSCMVAFGTLLSAFWILSANSWMQYPTGHEVRDGIVVPVDWIAVIFNPTFPHRFAHMVTAAYITTAIVVLSVGARYWLANRYADESRVMVRMALAMILILAPLQAFIGDQHGLKTAQYQPAKLAAMEAHWDGTKPAALVLFALPNAKTESNDYEIAVPNLGSFIITHDWNGLFPGLKQFKPDDRPPLYMPFFGFRLMVAIGLWFIVLACVGGFLWWRGRLFQNRAFMRAAAWSWPLGFVAVVAGWITTEVGRQPWIATGLVRTSEGVSPVASGAVGTSLILFFFVYLIVFSAGIVYINRLIHKGPVLQAPEGLDEGTPARPISAATETRRGSA; encoded by the coding sequence ATGGACTTCGGATTAGACGCGACACTTCTGGCCCGCATCCAGTTCGCCTTCACGGTGACGTTTCACATCATCTTCCCGGCGTTCACCATCGGGCTTGCGTCCTACATCGCGACGCTCGAAGCCATCTGGTATTTTCGCGGCGACGACCGCTATCATCGCCTCGCGCGTTTCTGGACGAAGATTTTCGCGGTGTCCTTCGCGATGGGCGTCGTGTCGGGGCTGCCGATGTCCTACCAGTTCGGCACGAACTGGAGCCGCTTTTCCGTAACCACGGGAAACGTCATCGGCCCGCTGCTCGGCTACGAGGTGATGACCGCGTTCTTCCTCGAAGCGACGTTCCTCGGCATCATGCTGTTCGGCTGGAACCGTGTGCCGCGCGGCCTGCACTTCTTCTCAAGCTGCATGGTGGCTTTCGGCACGCTGCTTTCGGCGTTCTGGATTCTGTCGGCCAACAGCTGGATGCAATATCCCACCGGCCATGAGGTGCGCGACGGCATTGTGGTGCCCGTGGACTGGATCGCGGTGATCTTCAACCCGACCTTTCCGCATCGCTTCGCGCATATGGTGACGGCGGCCTATATCACGACCGCCATCGTGGTGCTCTCGGTCGGCGCGCGCTACTGGCTCGCCAACCGCTACGCGGACGAAAGCCGCGTCATGGTGCGCATGGCGCTCGCGATGATCCTCATTCTAGCCCCGCTTCAAGCGTTCATCGGCGACCAGCACGGCCTCAAGACGGCGCAATATCAGCCCGCGAAACTCGCCGCCATGGAGGCGCATTGGGACGGCACCAAGCCCGCCGCGCTCGTATTGTTCGCACTTCCGAACGCAAAAACGGAATCGAACGACTACGAAATCGCGGTCCCCAATCTCGGCAGCTTCATCATCACCCATGACTGGAACGGGCTCTTTCCCGGCCTCAAGCAGTTCAAACCCGACGACCGTCCGCCCCTTTACATGCCGTTCTTCGGCTTCCGGCTGATGGTGGCCATCGGTCTCTGGTTTATCGTGCTCGCATGCGTAGGCGGGTTCCTCTGGTGGCGCGGGCGGCTGTTCCAGAACCGCGCCTTCATGCGCGCGGCGGCGTGGTCGTGGCCGCTCGGCTTCGTCGCGGTCGTCGCGGGCTGGATCACCACCGAAGTCGGCCGCCAGCCGTGGATCGCAACGGGCCTCGTACGCACTTCGGAAGGCGTCTCGCCGGTGGCGTCGGGCGCGGTTGGAACGTCTCTCATCCTTTTCTTCTTTGTCTACCTGATCGTGTTTTCGGCGGGCATCGTCTACATCAACCGCCTGATCCACAAAGGCCCGGTGCTGCAAGCGCCGGAAGGGCTCGACGAAGGCACACCCGCGCGGCCCATCTCGGCGGCTACGGAAACGCGGCGCGGTAGCGCATGA
- the glp gene encoding gephyrin-like molybdotransferase Glp, whose amino-acid sequence MPEESGSRVYVPVDEALAKILADVEPVTAENVSLLDAGGRVLAADLAAKLTQPPFDASAMDGYAVRVADIAAAPARLAVIGEAAAGHGFAGTVGQGQAARIFTGAPVPAGGDAVIMQEAAREAGGVVTVLEGVPPGAHIRRRGYDFREGEIMIGAGETLNARKVMLAAAMNHGSLPVRRRPVVAVLATGDELAEPGAELLAGQIVSSVPAGLSAAIAAWGGEPSCLAIARDTRESLDAAISAARDADILVTIGGASVGAHDLVQGALEAAGARFEVMRVAMRPGKPLMSGRLGRQRVLSLPGNPVAALVCARLFLKPLLDRMLGRASDDTVDEAPLAVALAANGPRQHYMRARREHGAVTPLGDQDSSLVSVFAAADCLIVHAPHAAALDAGSVVPIIPLDF is encoded by the coding sequence ATGCCGGAGGAAAGCGGAAGCCGGGTCTATGTGCCCGTCGATGAGGCGCTGGCGAAAATTCTCGCCGACGTCGAGCCGGTCACCGCTGAAAACGTTTCGCTTCTAGACGCAGGGGGCCGCGTTCTCGCGGCGGACCTCGCCGCGAAGCTCACGCAGCCGCCGTTCGATGCCTCGGCGATGGACGGCTATGCGGTCCGCGTCGCCGACATCGCCGCCGCGCCCGCGCGCCTGGCCGTGATCGGCGAAGCGGCGGCCGGGCATGGCTTCGCGGGCACGGTCGGGCAGGGGCAGGCCGCACGCATCTTCACGGGCGCTCCCGTCCCGGCCGGTGGCGACGCCGTCATCATGCAGGAAGCCGCGCGTGAGGCGGGTGGTGTGGTGACGGTGCTCGAAGGCGTGCCGCCCGGCGCGCATATCCGCCGACGCGGCTACGATTTTCGCGAGGGCGAAATCATGATCGGCGCGGGCGAAACGCTCAACGCGCGCAAGGTCATGCTCGCCGCAGCGATGAACCACGGATCGCTTCCGGTGCGACGCAGGCCCGTCGTTGCCGTGCTGGCGACCGGCGACGAACTTGCCGAACCGGGCGCGGAGCTTCTCGCGGGGCAGATCGTGTCGTCCGTGCCGGCTGGGCTTTCGGCTGCGATCGCGGCGTGGGGCGGGGAGCCGAGTTGCCTCGCCATCGCGCGGGACACGCGGGAAAGCCTCGACGCCGCCATCTCCGCCGCGCGCGATGCGGATATTCTCGTCACCATTGGCGGGGCTTCGGTCGGCGCGCACGACCTCGTTCAAGGCGCGCTCGAAGCGGCGGGCGCGAGGTTCGAAGTGATGCGCGTGGCGATGCGGCCCGGAAAGCCGCTCATGTCGGGCCGTCTCGGCCGCCAGCGCGTGCTAAGCCTGCCGGGCAATCCTGTCGCGGCGCTCGTCTGCGCGCGGCTGTTTCTCAAGCCGCTGCTCGACCGGATGCTAGGTCGCGCGTCGGACGATACGGTTGACGAAGCGCCGCTCGCGGTTGCCCTCGCCGCGAACGGCCCGAGGCAACATTATATGCGGGCGCGCCGCGAGCACGGCGCGGTGACGCCGCTCGGCGATCAGGACAGTTCGCTCGTTTCCGTCTTCGCCGCCGCCGATTGCCTGATCGTGCACGCGCCACACGCTGCCGCTCTCGATGCGGGCAGCGTCGTTCCAATCATCCCGCTCGACTTCTAG
- a CDS encoding DUF2252 family protein gives MAFLRRNADYETWLRTQCDVVDADLDKKHKRMAESPFAMLRATYFRYAAKVEKLLPDLADAPHVLAVGDIHVENFGTWRDAEGRLIWGVNDFDEAAVMPYPFDLVRLCASAGLSPDLGHHEHAADAILAGYERGLAEPAPMVLDADASWLRPFVSPTEKTRADFAKDTKTLLDFDPPGDVKAGFAESFPEGAVIEGYAPRAKGGGSLGRPRFIAVATWRGGRIVREAKALVPSAWDYAHKKEGWPPRFRELADGPFRAPDPFLDIRGRYLFRRIAPDSRKLDFGGEIPKRLQGLFLEAMGHDIGAIHAASVQAEDIAAHLKARTEGWLRDGAMSLSARVLKDFKAWQAACKPEPAPPKVGKTKK, from the coding sequence ATGGCATTCTTGAGACGGAACGCGGACTACGAGACCTGGCTGCGGACGCAATGCGACGTCGTCGACGCGGACCTCGACAAGAAGCACAAGCGCATGGCCGAGAGCCCCTTCGCGATGCTGCGCGCGACCTATTTCCGTTACGCCGCAAAGGTTGAGAAGCTTCTGCCGGATCTCGCGGACGCGCCGCATGTGCTCGCGGTCGGCGACATCCACGTCGAGAATTTCGGCACATGGCGCGATGCCGAAGGGCGCCTCATCTGGGGCGTGAACGATTTCGACGAGGCGGCGGTGATGCCGTATCCGTTCGATCTCGTGAGACTTTGCGCAAGCGCCGGTCTTTCGCCCGATCTCGGTCACCACGAGCATGCGGCGGATGCGATCCTTGCGGGCTACGAGCGTGGCCTCGCCGAGCCTGCGCCGATGGTGCTGGACGCGGACGCCTCATGGCTGCGCCCCTTCGTCTCGCCGACGGAAAAAACGCGCGCCGACTTCGCGAAGGACACGAAGACGCTCCTGGATTTCGATCCGCCCGGCGATGTGAAAGCGGGCTTCGCCGAAAGTTTCCCGGAAGGCGCCGTCATCGAAGGATACGCGCCGCGTGCGAAAGGCGGCGGCAGCCTTGGGCGCCCGCGCTTCATCGCGGTGGCGACATGGCGGGGCGGGCGCATCGTGCGCGAGGCGAAGGCGCTGGTGCCGTCCGCATGGGATTACGCGCACAAAAAGGAGGGCTGGCCGCCGCGCTTCCGCGAGCTGGCGGACGGACCTTTTCGCGCACCCGATCCTTTCCTCGACATTCGCGGCCGTTACCTGTTTCGCCGCATCGCGCCGGATTCGCGCAAGCTCGACTTTGGCGGCGAAATCCCGAAGCGCCTTCAGGGGCTATTCCTCGAAGCGATGGGCCACGACATAGGCGCGATCCACGCCGCGAGCGTACAGGCCGAGGACATCGCCGCGCATCTGAAGGCGCGCACCGAGGGCTGGCTGCGCGACGGGGCCATGTCGCTCAGCGCGCGCGTGCTCAAGGATTTCAAGGCGTGGCAGGCGGCCTGCAAGCCGGAGCCTGCTCCGCCGAAGGTCGGGAAAACGAAAAAATGA
- a CDS encoding YqaA family protein: MLRRLYEKTMRLAEGPNALLALVLVSFAESSFFPIPPDALLIPMVLAQRERAFKLAAWCTAASVVGGIVGYAIGALLYDTLGKWIIDFYGYGQNMDAFRATYAEWGAWIILIKGLTPIPFKLVTIASGFAGYDFWLFVLLSIITRGIRFFLVAGLLHIYGEPIRNFLERRLELVTAGFAAVIVSGFLIVRYVV, from the coding sequence ATGCTTCGACGCCTCTACGAAAAGACGATGCGCCTTGCCGAAGGGCCAAACGCCCTTCTCGCGCTCGTGCTCGTCTCGTTCGCGGAAAGCTCGTTCTTTCCGATCCCGCCGGATGCGCTCCTCATTCCGATGGTGCTGGCGCAGCGCGAACGCGCGTTCAAGCTCGCGGCGTGGTGCACTGCGGCTTCGGTCGTCGGCGGCATCGTCGGCTATGCCATCGGCGCGCTGCTTTACGACACGCTCGGCAAATGGATCATCGATTTCTACGGCTACGGCCAGAACATGGACGCGTTCCGCGCCACCTATGCCGAGTGGGGCGCGTGGATCATTCTCATCAAGGGCCTGACGCCGATCCCCTTCAAGCTCGTGACCATCGCGAGCGGCTTCGCGGGCTACGATTTCTGGCTGTTCGTGCTGCTTTCCATCATCACGCGCGGAATTCGCTTCTTCCTTGTTGCGGGGCTGCTGCATATCTATGGCGAACCGATCCGCAATTTCCTCGAACGTCGCCTTGAACTTGTGACGGCGGGTTTCGCGGCGGTGATCGTCTCGGGGTTCCTGATCGTTCGATATGTCGTATAA
- a CDS encoding PadR family transcriptional regulator — translation MFGHHDRRGGSRHGGDHPFGGRRGRHGRPLEQGDLRWLVLDLIGEQPRHGYEIIKAIEDAFNGAYTPSPGVIYPTLTLLEETGLIVGETQGAKKLYSLTDQGRAELAARVQEVTAVRGRLEEARARFGANPAPEMIRAMDNLRAAVQVRLSKGPLSPEAVQVITGALDRAASEIERS, via the coding sequence TTGTTCGGGCATCACGACAGGCGCGGCGGTTCTCGCCATGGCGGAGATCATCCCTTCGGGGGCAGGCGCGGACGTCACGGCCGCCCTCTTGAGCAGGGCGATCTGCGCTGGCTCGTGCTCGACCTGATCGGAGAGCAGCCGCGCCATGGCTACGAGATCATCAAGGCCATCGAGGACGCCTTCAACGGCGCCTACACCCCAAGCCCCGGCGTCATCTATCCGACGTTGACGCTGCTGGAAGAAACCGGCCTGATCGTGGGCGAAACGCAGGGCGCGAAGAAGCTTTACAGCCTGACGGATCAGGGGCGCGCCGAACTCGCCGCGCGAGTTCAGGAAGTTACGGCGGTGCGCGGAAGGCTTGAGGAAGCGCGCGCCCGTTTCGGGGCAAACCCCGCGCCGGAGATGATCCGCGCGATGGACAACCTGCGCGCGGCCGTTCAGGTTCGCCTGTCGAAGGGTCCGCTCTCGCCAGAGGCCGTACAGGTCATCACCGGCGCGCTCGACCGGGCCGCGAGCGAGATCGAGCGTAGCTGA
- a CDS encoding disulfide bond formation protein B, with translation MSYNSATAAGERASFDARSAAIVIAAVSIISLAAAWLFELYGYKPCPLCLEERVPYYAGIPGGILAAWFATRAPRIAVVILAAIALAFLYNAGLSVYHAGAEWKLWPGPDTCASDGTFKPGALLQSLRSNAVVRCDEAALRIWGVSLAGYNVLISAALAAVAAFGIWRSRTRKR, from the coding sequence ATGTCGTATAATTCAGCAACAGCTGCCGGCGAACGAGCATCCTTCGATGCACGCAGCGCGGCCATCGTGATCGCAGCCGTGAGCATCATCTCGCTCGCGGCCGCATGGCTTTTCGAGCTTTACGGCTACAAGCCCTGCCCGCTTTGCCTCGAAGAGCGCGTCCCGTATTACGCAGGCATCCCAGGCGGCATCCTCGCCGCGTGGTTCGCCACGCGCGCACCGAGAATCGCCGTGGTGATCCTTGCGGCCATTGCGTTGGCCTTCCTCTACAATGCAGGCCTCAGCGTCTATCACGCGGGCGCGGAATGGAAGCTCTGGCCCGGCCCCGACACGTGCGCGAGCGACGGCACGTTCAAGCCCGGAGCGTTACTCCAAAGCCTGAGGAGCAACGCCGTCGTGCGTTGCGACGAGGCAGCGCTTCGTATCTGGGGCGTATCGCTGGCGGGTTACAACGTGCTGATTTCAGCGGCGCTCGCCGCAGTGGCGGCCTTTGGTATCTGGCGCAGCCGCACGCGAAAGCGCTGA
- a CDS encoding NAD-dependent epimerase, whose product MTILVTGAAGFIGFHVAKALLARGEAVVGFDNINSYYDPSLKHARLEHLAGERAFTFVKADLADADAVRDTFARFEPRRVVHLAAQAGVRYSLQNPQAYLDSNVIGLLNILEGCRAHRPEHLVFASSSSVYGLNTKLPFAEADKTDAPASLYGATKKSGELMAHAYAHLFNLPMTGLRFFTVYGPWGRPDMSPIIFTKAIIEGRPIDLFNNGDHARDFTYIDDIVDGVLRVVDMTPVAGASGPAFEIYNIGHNEPVPLNDFVACIEDAIGKKAIRNLLPMQPGDVPETHADIERLAAATGFRPTTPIEVGIPRFVRWYRDYYQV is encoded by the coding sequence ATGACAATTCTGGTAACAGGTGCGGCGGGGTTCATCGGCTTTCATGTTGCAAAAGCCTTGCTCGCGCGTGGCGAGGCGGTTGTCGGCTTCGATAATATCAACAGTTACTACGACCCCTCGCTCAAGCACGCCCGGCTTGAACACCTCGCAGGCGAGAGGGCGTTCACCTTCGTGAAGGCGGATCTCGCCGATGCCGACGCCGTGCGCGACACCTTCGCGCGGTTCGAGCCGCGCCGGGTCGTGCATCTCGCGGCGCAAGCGGGCGTACGTTATTCACTGCAAAACCCGCAAGCCTATCTCGACTCGAACGTCATCGGGCTGCTCAACATCCTCGAAGGGTGCCGCGCGCACCGGCCCGAGCACCTCGTCTTTGCGTCGTCCAGTTCGGTCTACGGCCTGAACACGAAGCTGCCGTTCGCCGAGGCGGACAAGACCGACGCGCCCGCGAGCCTCTACGGGGCGACCAAGAAGTCGGGCGAGTTGATGGCCCACGCCTACGCGCATCTCTTCAACCTGCCCATGACCGGCCTGCGCTTCTTTACCGTCTATGGCCCTTGGGGGCGACCGGACATGTCGCCGATCATTTTCACGAAGGCAATTATCGAGGGCCGCCCGATCGATCTTTTCAACAATGGCGACCACGCGCGCGACTTTACCTATATCGACGACATCGTGGATGGCGTGTTGCGCGTCGTCGATATGACGCCGGTTGCGGGTGCGAGCGGACCCGCCTTCGAGATCTACAACATCGGCCACAACGAGCCGGTGCCGCTCAACGACTTCGTGGCCTGCATCGAGGACGCCATAGGTAAAAAGGCGATCCGCAACCTGTTGCCAATGCAGCCCGGCGACGTGCCGGAGACGCACGCCGACATCGAGCGCCTCGCGGCGGCGACCGGGTTTCGACCGACGACGCCGATAGAGGTCGGCATACCGCGCTTCGTGCGCTGGTACCGGGACTATTACCAAGTCTGA
- a CDS encoding RuBisCO large subunit C-terminal-like domain-containing protein yields the protein MSRLSVTYHVRGDAASIEARAAAIAVEQSVEMPLDAIADAGILRDIVGEVQAIREAEPGLFEVRIGLAVDTTGYEAGQLLNMLFGNSSIQPDVTLVDAEIPEAMAEAFGGPNVGTEGLREKVGAGARALTCTALKPQGLSPDELAALAARLAGGGIDFIKDDHGLADQIYSPFADRVRAVASALRETNAKTGFRTLYAPNVSGSFDQAADQIALAEAEGIEAVLIEPMLIGVSNFHRLTRLFPNVAFIAHPAMAGAARIAPPFLLGTLFRLFGADVTIYPNYGGRFSYSPETCRAIAETARRPWADLKPCCPSPAGGMTLQRVDELLDFYGADTMLLIGGSLLAARERMTEEAAAFQARVVRHFEGLHE from the coding sequence ATGTCCCGACTGAGCGTTACTTATCACGTGCGTGGCGACGCGGCATCGATCGAGGCGAGGGCGGCGGCCATCGCGGTCGAGCAGAGCGTGGAAATGCCGCTCGACGCCATCGCCGACGCGGGCATCCTCCGCGATATCGTGGGCGAAGTGCAGGCCATCCGCGAGGCGGAGCCGGGGCTGTTCGAGGTTCGGATCGGGCTTGCGGTCGATACGACGGGCTACGAGGCGGGGCAGCTTCTCAACATGCTGTTCGGCAACAGCTCGATCCAGCCGGACGTGACGCTCGTCGATGCGGAAATCCCGGAAGCCATGGCGGAGGCGTTCGGCGGCCCGAACGTCGGCACCGAGGGGCTTCGCGAGAAAGTCGGCGCGGGCGCTCGCGCGCTTACCTGCACCGCGCTGAAGCCGCAGGGTCTTTCGCCCGACGAACTCGCCGCGCTCGCGGCGCGGCTTGCTGGCGGCGGCATCGATTTCATCAAGGACGACCACGGGCTTGCCGATCAGATCTACAGCCCGTTCGCCGACCGCGTGCGAGCCGTTGCCAGCGCGTTGCGGGAGACGAACGCGAAGACGGGCTTTCGAACGCTCTATGCGCCGAATGTGTCCGGCAGCTTCGATCAGGCGGCGGATCAGATTGCGCTCGCCGAGGCGGAGGGCATCGAGGCGGTGCTCATCGAGCCGATGCTGATCGGCGTGTCGAATTTCCATCGCCTCACGCGGCTGTTTCCGAACGTGGCGTTCATCGCGCACCCGGCCATGGCAGGCGCGGCCCGCATCGCGCCGCCGTTCCTGCTCGGTACGCTGTTCCGCCTCTTCGGCGCGGATGTCACCATCTACCCGAACTATGGCGGCCGCTTCAGCTATTCGCCCGAAACCTGTCGCGCCATCGCCGAGACTGCGCGGCGACCATGGGCGGATCTCAAGCCCTGCTGCCCGTCGCCCGCTGGCGGCATGACGCTTCAGCGCGTGGACGAACTTCTGGATTTCTATGGCGCGGACACCATGTTGCTCATCGGCGGCAGCCTGCTCGCGGCGCGTGAACGCATGACGGAAGAGGCGGCCGCGTTTCAGGCGCGCGTGGTGCGCCATTTCGAAGGATTGCACGAATGA
- a CDS encoding extracellular catalytic domain type 2 short-chain-length polyhydroxyalkanoate depolymerase, with product MAVAASALAAAACTTTTADSLPALKADISKQTVSGLSSGGYMAGQFQIANSSRVFGAGIVAAGPFGCAMSAGAKAIPFFPAALALNTAQAQNGCMADYLSSLGVLDASRLLAQARKLADAGSIDPLSNLKASKIYLFSGANDRTVALAVVKAARDFYLAAGVPEANIDFVSRGPGGHAFSTAMAGNACETTEPPFVNNCKYDQAEAILRFLYGSLEPKGAAAEADFTVFDQRRYASSDATMANEGVVYVPPACRDGGCRVHVVFHGCRQTRALVGDALTKGSGFADWAATNRLIVLFPQVQASSANPNACWDWWGYTGLDFLTKNAPQMKAVSAMVEALGK from the coding sequence ATGGCAGTAGCGGCGTCAGCATTGGCAGCGGCAGCCTGCACTACCACCACCGCCGACAGCTTGCCCGCGCTCAAGGCCGATATATCGAAGCAGACCGTATCGGGGCTATCATCCGGCGGTTACATGGCCGGGCAGTTCCAGATTGCCAATTCGAGCCGTGTTTTCGGTGCCGGGATCGTCGCCGCCGGGCCATTCGGATGCGCCATGAGCGCGGGCGCTAAGGCGATCCCCTTTTTTCCGGCGGCGCTCGCGCTGAACACCGCGCAGGCGCAAAACGGGTGCATGGCAGACTATCTTTCCTCCCTCGGCGTGCTCGACGCGAGCCGCCTGCTGGCCCAGGCGAGGAAGCTTGCGGATGCCGGCTCCATCGATCCGCTGTCGAACCTCAAAGCCTCGAAGATCTATCTCTTCTCGGGCGCGAATGACCGGACGGTTGCGCTCGCCGTAGTGAAGGCCGCGCGCGACTTCTACCTCGCGGCGGGCGTGCCTGAAGCGAACATCGACTTCGTGTCGCGCGGTCCCGGCGGCCACGCGTTTTCGACGGCGATGGCGGGCAATGCGTGCGAAACCACCGAGCCGCCCTTCGTCAACAATTGCAAATACGATCAGGCCGAGGCGATCCTGCGCTTCCTCTACGGCTCGCTCGAACCGAAGGGCGCGGCCGCCGAGGCCGATTTCACCGTTTTCGACCAGCGCCGCTATGCCTCGTCCGACGCGACGATGGCGAACGAAGGCGTCGTTTATGTGCCGCCCGCTTGCCGCGATGGCGGCTGCCGCGTGCATGTGGTGTTCCACGGCTGCAGGCAGACGCGCGCGCTCGTCGGCGATGCGCTGACGAAAGGCTCGGGCTTTGCGGATTGGGCCGCGACGAACCGGCTGATCGTGCTTTTCCCGCAGGTTCAGGCGTCGAGCGCAAACCCCAATGCCTGCTGGGACTGGTGGGGCTATACCGGGCTCGATTTCCTCACGAAGAACGCGCCGCAGATGAAGGCCGTCTCCGCGATGGTGGAGGCGCTCGGGAAGTGA
- a CDS encoding flavin reductase family protein, whose amino-acid sequence MTRHPKKLDFPVSQVRRYLEPGPIVLVSSTWQGKTDVMTLGWQTVMEFSPSLVGLMISAGNHSFELIRESRECVINLPTTALTDIVVGVGNTSGADIDKFAHFGLTAEPASEVGAPLIAECHACFECRLHDDALLDSYNFFIFEVVKAHVAPSPKHPETLHYLGGGEFMVSGKIISRRSQFRPEML is encoded by the coding sequence ATGACGAGGCATCCGAAGAAGCTCGATTTCCCGGTGAGCCAGGTGCGCCGCTATCTGGAACCGGGTCCGATCGTGCTCGTCTCGTCGACATGGCAGGGCAAGACGGACGTCATGACGCTCGGCTGGCAGACGGTGATGGAGTTTTCGCCGTCGCTCGTCGGCCTCATGATCTCGGCGGGCAATCACAGCTTCGAGCTGATCCGGGAATCGCGCGAGTGCGTCATCAACCTGCCGACGACGGCGCTCACCGATATCGTGGTCGGCGTGGGCAATACCTCCGGTGCCGACATCGACAAGTTCGCGCATTTCGGCTTGACGGCGGAACCTGCGAGCGAGGTCGGCGCGCCACTCATCGCCGAGTGCCACGCCTGTTTCGAGTGCCGCCTGCACGATGATGCGCTGCTCGACAGCTACAATTTCTTCATTTTCGAGGTGGTGAAAGCGCATGTCGCGCCGTCGCCGAAGCATCCGGAGACGCTGCATTACCTCGGCGGCGGCGAATTCATGGTTTCAGGAAAGATCATCTCCAGGCGATCTCAGTTCCGCCCGGAGATGCTTTAG
- a CDS encoding cupin domain-containing protein, whose product MTERERSNIRQASDNGFRWDGVDILAYKEEGAAPFKAITRQVLFQRPELSCELRYFEMAPGGHSTFERHEHVHGVMIFRGRGLCLVGEEVREVAAPDLVFIPPMTWHQFRANAGEPFGFLCMVNAERDKPQLPTPEELAELKKNPAIAAFFAEAD is encoded by the coding sequence ATGACGGAGCGCGAACGTTCGAACATCCGCCAAGCGAGCGACAATGGTTTTCGCTGGGATGGCGTCGACATTCTCGCCTACAAGGAAGAAGGCGCTGCGCCCTTCAAGGCGATCACACGGCAGGTGCTTTTCCAGCGGCCGGAGCTTTCCTGCGAGCTACGCTATTTCGAGATGGCGCCGGGCGGCCATTCCACCTTCGAGCGACACGAGCATGTGCATGGCGTGATGATCTTTCGCGGGCGCGGGCTTTGTCTCGTCGGCGAGGAGGTGCGCGAGGTGGCCGCGCCGGATCTCGTTTTCATTCCGCCGATGACATGGCACCAGTTCCGCGCGAATGCGGGCGAGCCGTTCGGCTTCCTTTGCATGGTGAACGCCGAGCGTGACAAGCCGCAATTGCCGACGCCGGAAGAACTGGCCGAGTTGAAGAAGAACCCCGCCATCGCCGCGTTTTTCGCTGAAGCGGATTAG
- a CDS encoding DUF3096 domain-containing protein yields MNGIPLQPIIAILAGILILLRPSLLNYVVAIYLILVGVLGLVGSRRF; encoded by the coding sequence ATGAACGGCATTCCCCTGCAGCCCATTATCGCAATCCTTGCCGGCATCCTTATCCTGCTCCGTCCCTCGCTCCTCAATTATGTCGTCGCTATCTATTTGATTCTCGTGGGTGTTCTTGGCCTGGTCGGCTCGCGGCGGTTCTGA
- a CDS encoding ETC complex I subunit → MIARIYKPAKTAMQSGLAKAKDWVLDYEPATAREIEPLMGWTSSNDMLSQVRLFFETKEEAVDYAKKNAIPYRVFEPNPRAAIKKSYADNFKYGRIGSWTH, encoded by the coding sequence ATGATCGCGCGAATTTATAAACCGGCGAAAACCGCCATGCAGTCCGGCCTCGCGAAAGCCAAGGACTGGGTGCTGGATTACGAACCCGCGACCGCACGCGAGATCGAGCCGCTGATGGGCTGGACGAGTTCGAACGATATGCTGAGCCAGGTTCGGCTGTTCTTCGAAACGAAGGAAGAGGCCGTCGATTACGCGAAGAAAAACGCGATCCCCTATCGCGTGTTCGAGCCGAACCCTCGCGCGGCTATCAAGAAGTCCTACGCCGACAACTTCAAGTATGGCCGGATCGGAAGCTGGACGCACTGA